The Pogoniulus pusillus isolate bPogPus1 chromosome 6, bPogPus1.pri, whole genome shotgun sequence genomic interval agtggactccctcaggggtcagtactgggaccagtattattcaacgtattcatcagtgacctagatgagggcatggagtgcacGGTCAGTAAGTTTgctaatgacaccaagctgggtggagtggctgacacaccacagagttgtgctgccattcagagagacttagacAGGCAGGAgatctgggcagggagaaatttgaTGAAGTTCCACAGGGGCAAGTGTGGAGTTGTgcacctggaaaagaaaaatcccacatatcagtataggctggggactgacctgctggagagcagtgaaggggagaagcatttgggagtcctggtggatggaaggatggccatgagctctggtggccaggaaggcaaatgccattctggggtgtattaggaggggTGTGgtttagtaggttgagagaggttctccttcccctatactctgctctggtgaagcctcatctggagtatcatgtccagttctgggccccccagttcaagaaggacagggagctgctcgagagagtccagcacagagccataaaaatgattaagggagttgaacatcttccttatgaggagagactgagggagctgaggcattttagcttggagaggaagagactaagggatgacctcattaatgcttataaatacgTGCAGGGTGAgcgccaggaggatggagccagcctcttctcagtggtgcccagtgacaggacaaggggcaatgggtggaagctgaggcataggaagttccatgtgaacctgaggaagaatttcttcactgtgagggtgacagagcactggaacaggctgccctgggaggttgtggagtctctctctctggagatattcaagaaccatctggatgcattccagtgtgatctactttaggtggccctgctctggcacgaGGGCTGGACCGGATGACtgttcaaggtctcttccagcccctgacattcaatgatcctatgatttttcACACACGAAGTTAAACTTCAAACTCTAGAAAAGAAACGTTGTGGGGGGCTGTTTTTTTCAACTTTCTCCTAAAGTACGTTTCTGCTCTGGGAACTAATGAGGCAGATGTACTTCTTATGTATCGGTGCTCAGCCAAAGGTAAAGCCTGTTGTAAACTTAGAGAGGCGCAGGCTTGTCAGCACTTGCTGCTTAACACAGCGGCCAGCTCCTACCAGatcagaagctgcttttgaaTGGTTGCAGatgaagcagatttttttttcttggattaTAGATGCATTATCCAAAATTCACAGAAAGTTCATTCCATTATGCAAGAGCTGTGACTCAGGCTGATAGCTGCCGTTTGGCAGCTGCCAGAGTATCTCTTACCACCACCTGCTGGAAGTCACCAAGAGCTGCAACGTCTGTCAGAAGCGCTTGGTACCGTCTTTAGGTTGTGCAAGTAGTGAATCAGAATGGGAAGCACGGATGTCCTAGTGAAATATGTACTGATAAATTTTATCTTCTCCCATCAGCCCATTTGTCAGGCGGCTTATAATAACGATTTCAATGAAGTTCAGATACTTTTGGAGGGCAACAGCAACTATCTGAACATCCAGGACAGCTTTGGTGGAGACACTCCCTTGATTTGTGCATGTAAGCAGGGAAACAACAGGATAGTTAGCTATCTTCTAAAAAGAAATGCTGATGTCAACATCAGAAACAAGGTAAGTGGCCACCAACTCCTCCTTTGCAGCAACTTGTTCTTTCAGTGCGTTGGATTCTTTCAGGTTGTTGGAATGTGTGTCTAGGGACTCTGCCAAGAACAGCTAAACCTGAGGCATAAATATAACCCCCAATCACAGTTCAGAATGTGTATGTGTTTCTCTTTATCTCCCCATTTAGTTTCCTAACTTGCCATACACACAAGTTAATAAACTCTGCCAACCTGAATTTCTCTCTGTTCATGTGCCCCCTTAAGTGGTACTACATTCCATCCCTTGGCCCTCACTGGGTTCTGTCTGCTTACCAACACACCACACTGCATTCACCtttctctccagcctcaatctgtcCTTTCTCTAACCTTTCTTTCGCTCTGCCTTTTTCTTCACCCTGGGTAAAAGGAAGGTCTTAAGGAGAGCCTGTCTAGCTCTAAAAATGCATCCCTGAGGACAGACTGACTCTGAAAACCTGCCTTATTTCCTCTGCAGATCTGTTTTTGTCGTGCTACAGAATACTGTCGTAGCAGTATATACACAATAGCACAGTGGGTGGCAAGAGGGGAAACTTTTCATTTGTTCTTCCTCAGTCCTCTATTTTAAAAAACCTACCTGCCTTGCACAGCAGGATGTGTTCCCTAAGGTGATGAGGAAGTGTGGTTTTGTGTTAGATTTGCATGCCTAGCTTTCTTAAACGCTTCTCTGCTTCACCTTCACAGATGGAATCATGCTTTTGAGCACAGAGCTCGACTGTGGTGCTAAGGAGTGAGAATGGGGAGCAGAGGATGTCACAGAGAGGCCTTTTTGCATATTTTGGGCTCCAGTTTAATACTGTAACCTAGATCATCAAGCTCCACTTTGACAATGCGTAGGAGGTTTAGCACAAGTGTTATTTAGCATGTAGGAGTACATCTCTGCCCTGTGATTGCGTTGGTACACTCAGCATTCAAGCATTTTtaaaaactttctcctcactagGACCTGCTGGCAGTGTTTCTACTCCCTATGTTTCTCACATGTACCAGAAGAGGTGCCATAAATTCTTGTATGTCTTTGCCCCATCTATAagaagagctgggggggggggaggggggggggcagggaggggattcttcctGCTGACTTAACACACTGGGCAGCAGTAGTGGCCACATGAGACATCTGCTATGccctcttgctctctgcagccatgTCCAAGTTTGCAGGCATACACATGAAATCCTTTGAATCCCACATCCTTTATGTATGTGTAGCCCGATTCCCATGAGTCTGTATATGTTAAATGTGCTCCTACTTGAAGGAAACAAAATGTGTGTGTCTGTTTCTGCTTGAGAATCAGAGAAATATTTCTATTAGGTAAAAGAAAGCTTGTGAAATATAAAGTGGTCTCAGTAGTGTCAACATTAACCAAATGCAATCAGCTCACTGAATGTGGTACTAAGCAGAGTTTTGTGTTTAGAAGGACCGCACCTGTCTGCATTATGCTGTAAGAAAACGGTTTACTTTCCTTGACTATGTGCTCATCATAATCCTCATGCCAGTTATGCTTATTGGATATCTTCTCATGGTGAGTCTGGATGAAAGCTGGAAAGACCCTACACCTGTCTGTTTCCCCTTATCACCTTTCTCGGGGCAGTATTTCAGGCCATGAACCTGTACAGAATATGGACTGTTTTTTCTTTAGAGCAAGGAGCATTGGAGAATAACAAGGGAAACAGGGACTTCCACTGTGACTACAGCTACTGCATCAGCCTGACATTTACAGAAGCCAGGCTTCCctttcagaaaacaaacaaacaaacagtatTTAGCCAAAATCTACTTAGTACTATATGCAAATGATCTGTCTTACTGTGTTACTCTTTCCCATGCACCAAACAGGTCTCAAAGACTAAACAGAATGAAAATCTGATCAAGATGTTGCTTAGAGCCGGGGTGGATGTTAATGCTGCAGACTTTGTAAGTGGGTTTATACCAATACCAATGTGGTTTGCATGTGTGCAACTATGCCAAAACCAGACTTTGAAACCTTCTACAGGAAACATAGTtctgctgtcagagcaggattgAACACTGGAGTGACTGTGATATACCAGGAGGATTCAGTGTTTCCCCTTGGTGCTTAGGCAATAGTTTTGTGACTAATGGGTGGAGATACAATTCTCCACTCATCAGCTAATTGTCCCTTTCTAACTGATGCCTATTAAGAAACATCAGGCCAGCTGGGCTGGGatactttaatattaaatatatgattctataaagagtGTAGTGATGTATAATATCTGAGTTTATCATAATTTATGAGTTCTCAGAATTGAGCAGATTTGTGGGCAAAAAAGGGTACTAGACCCTGTGTCTTCTCTTGGTCTTCAGAATGTGCTGATCTGTAGAATTCTGTATCTATGCAAGGTTGCAGTTGTGCTTGCCTAAAGTCTACTAAAGAAGTAATAGAGCTAAATCTGACCTGCTTCTCATTCCCTTCAGTCTGGTAGCACAGCCCTCCACTATGCTTGTGAAATGAAAAACCAGACAATCATTCCTCTACTGCTTGAAGCTCATGCAGACTCCTCTGTAAAGAATCAGGTAAGAGGTTGAGATGGATAACTGTATTTTTTTATCATGATGGTGAACTAGAATGTTGTGTGTGCAGCAGTTAGGTGGTGTGCAGCAGTCTAGCAAAAATAAGGGTGCACAGCTTCCTGGCAGCAGTCTTGTGTGCTGTGGGGTGTAAAGCAACTTCTGCTTTGTTGTCTTTCTTGGCAAGAGCAACTTGAAAGTCCTTCAGTGCTGAATTTCTACCACAGTCCACTGCATTGATAGATCTCTTAGCTATCTGTATGGTACCTCTTCTTAGTTCATAGCTATGTTACAGTTGTTTCCAAGATGCAGCTTGCAGGGGAGCGACAAGAGCCTTCCTTGTTTTGTGCCACTGGACACCCTTCTTCTGAGAGATGCTAAGTCTGTCATCAAAAAAACTCAAGTGTCCAAATAAATACTGACTCATGAATGTCTGCATTACTGAGTTGAGATAAATGATATATGCCCAAGTTGCTCTTGAAATCATCTCATAGCTTAGGTCTGCACTGACTTTGGATCTTAGCCCTGGGAAACAATAGAATGGTTGTcactgctggagggtaggaatcTATTTCTGGCTTCAGTATTAGAGCAAGGCTGTGATAGTGAAACTTAGCCAGGAAAACACTGCATCCGTGTCTATCATATTGTAATATATTTCATCTGTTTATTTCAGGATGGGGAGACTCCCTTAGATATAGCAAGAAGACTGCAATTCCACAACATTGAAGACATGCTAAGGAAAAATTCCTAGTCATCAAAGACTCTTGAGCATGCAAAAAGTAACCTCATCAGACAATCCATCTTACACAGCAGCAAGAGTCCTGCAGAAGGTTGAGGACTGTGATTTGATAAACACTTGGTTTAAATCTAGCCATTCCTTGCTGCAGACTTGACTattgtaaagggttaactctCTTGGGGGGTGGTCTTGAACCttaccccaggtcctcctgactcctgtctgggggtgggtctgaacctgaccccaggtgtaatggttagcccactcccatttCCTGTCTacccccctataaaaacagagaaactctttctttctttctttctttctttctttctttctttctttctttctttctttctttctttctttctttctttctttctttctttctttctttctttctttccttctttccttctttccttctttccttctttccttctttccttctttccttctttccttctttccttctttccttctttccttctttccttctttccttctttccttctttccttctttccttctttccttctttccttctttccttctttccttctttccttctttccttctttccttctttccttctttccttctttccttctttccttctttctttctttctttctttctttctttctttctctctctctctctctccctctctctctctctctcttttgtccCCTTGCCTGGTTGCACCACCttggttcctgctgctcctgtcttaCCATGTGGTCATCCTTCCACATGGTGCAAAAAATCCTTCTTCATTCTACCTCCGTCCATTGCCCTCAATCTGGTTAACCTTTTACATTTATTTTATGTGAGACTCATCAGTAGCCCCAGGGCCATGAGGGCTGAAAGGAGTTTGTCTGGTTTTGCTAAGCTGTGAGTGATTATGATAGCATTCAAAGTATTGCCCTTCTCATCTGCTTCCCCAGTTTTATCGCTTGACTTGCACAAACAGTGGATTTTGAAAGTTAACTAGACTGTTTCTGGAAGTCTGAATGGTTCCTGTGATGATTGGCAGTCAATGGAAAAATAAAGTATTCTTTAGAGTGTGTGTTACTTGTTCTGTACAGGGTACATTTGACAGATGCAGAATATGCCACATTTAATTTATGCAAAGTCTGGTACTCTTCCTCTGGgtacttctcttctcttcctacGGTGGGAGTGACTGGGAAAATGGGTCTCAGTTTAGCATTTCCTCCTTCCATCCATGCCACAAGTTTCACACATTTCTCACTATGTGACTACAAATAAAACATTATCTTCATATAAGAAACAGCAAAAAGAGATCCCTtgagttacagaatcatagaatcacagaatggtttgggttaggtATCTCAAAGATCacacagttccaacccctcgccATGaggagggacacctccctctagaacaggttactcaaggcctcatccaacctagccttaaaTATCTCAATACCTCTAGGGAGTTGTTAgagatcacaaaaaaaaaaaaaaaaaaaaaaccaacaaaaaaaacaaaaaccaacaactcCTGTGTTGCTTTAATggattgaggaaaaaaaaatcttttgggCAAGGtagaaaaaaaagtctcttgACTACTTTTCTAGTATAAACAGTgcagtaaaggaaaaaaaaagagtacatGAAATGCTGGTGATGAGACCCAGACGTACCCTTGCCGTGGGGCTGCACAGGGTGGCATGCTTTTCAAAGTGGTGCATGCAGCAGAGGACCCACATACCAAAGCTGAAATAAATTCATGAGTCTTCTCTTGTTtgggcaaaggcagaagaaaacctGCAGTGGTAAGCAGTATATTAATGTGGCCTGGTGCTTTGTTATTTAATAATGCTGCAATAAAGAGTGATCTCCCTTCAAATGCTGCTGCATCTTGCTTTCCTGTTGACAGTTTTGGTTATATCATGTAAGCTAAGTTCAAAAGCTAGATACTGTGATCAGCACTGCCAATGGCTGCACAGACAGGTCACTGTttttccagagctgcagaacacagATATATTTTCCAGTGTAATTGTTCTGCTGAATGCTAATTCCAACTACAAAGGCTTTTAGATGGTCAGTGTGAGCTGAGGCTCCACACAGAAACAAAGCTGCTCTGTCTGAGCTTGTAATAAAGAATATTTTGTGTGCAACCTGTGGACAGACATTTACCTAGCATATCAGCTGGTAGGTGAGGTGTGAGGCACTTGCATGGACAATTAACCTGCTATCTCTTTGGGCTAATGGCCAGGAAGAGAAAACAGCTGACTGCTTTCCCATGCTTTAGAAATTGCATAAATGTCAAGTTTATGATTTATGATATCTCAGAGTGCTTGCAACAAGTTAATTGCCAATCTCAAGAATAATTCACAGGGTGGAATCTGTATTgcttagtgtgctagtttgaagcaggctagaatgttttggtgagaagaactagattacaggctgtgaaaggaaaacaatggtgatgtctactttgctcttaggcttgctgagatgttaaaaacaaaaagcaaaacatagataagggagtctctcatttctgctgctgttgagctCTGAACTgtatcttactctctaacctcaccctccattttttttttttttttgactaatccactttgcttcctaacccctctggccaaacctccattcttccttgggactgggataaggttgagaggggcagggggaaggtgcaggggtggttgagagcccctcctagggactcaggtttctgggagggctgttgtgtttctgtattaccttttagcttgtatatttctgtctataactgtatatactgtaactatctgcttgtatattctgctaagctgtaaatataagcttcattcatatttccagagctggctgagtctagtctgggtgatttccaaaagtggggggggggggggggggggcagggaacgcccaaaccatcacatcctttcATTTTGGCACTCCAACTTGGGGCAAattg includes:
- the ANKRD22 gene encoding ankyrin repeat domain-containing protein 22 isoform X1, encoding MGSTDVLVKYVLINFIFSHQPICQAAYNNDFNEVQILLEGNSNYLNIQDSFGGDTPLICACKQGNNRIVSYLLKRNADVNIRNKKDRTCLHYAVRKRFTFLDYVLIIILMPVMLIGYLLMVSKTKQNENLIKMLLRAGVDVNAADFSGSTALHYACEMKNQTIIPLLLEAHADSSVKNQDGETPLDIARRLQFHNIEDMLRKNS
- the ANKRD22 gene encoding ankyrin repeat domain-containing protein 22 isoform X2; the protein is MCRWPICQAAYNNDFNEVQILLEGNSNYLNIQDSFGGDTPLICACKQGNNRIVSYLLKRNADVNIRNKKDRTCLHYAVRKRFTFLDYVLIIILMPVMLIGYLLMVSKTKQNENLIKMLLRAGVDVNAADFSGSTALHYACEMKNQTIIPLLLEAHADSSVKNQDGETPLDIARRLQFHNIEDMLRKNS